AAGCTGATGGACACTGAGCTTGCCGACCTGCAAAGCGTGACCCCGGAAGACATCCAGAAGGCTGCGCGCACCTATTTCACCCGCGAACGTCTGAGCGTCGCCCATGTTTTGCCTGAGGAGACCGCTCATGAGTGACCGCAAAAGCAATCGCCTGATTCTGCCCGGCCTGATCGCCGTGACCCTGATCGCAGCCAGCGCCGTGTACCTGTTGCGCCCAAGCGAGTCGGTCGCCAGCCAGGCCCTGGACAAGGCCCAATCAGCCAGCAAACTGCAATCGTTGGCGGAGCTGGACGGCAAGGCCCCCACCAACCGCAAGCTGGATGTGCAAACCTGGACCACCGCCGAAGGCGCCAAGGTGCTGTTCGTCGAAGCCCATGAGCTGCCGATGTTCGACGTACGCATCCTGTTCGCCGCCGGCAGCAGCCAGGACGGCAACGTACCGGGCCTGGCCTTGATGACCAACGCCATGCTCAACGAAGGCGTGCCGGGCAAGGACGTCAGCCAGATCGCCAGTGGTTTTGAAGGCCTGGGGGCCGATTTTGGCAATGGCGCCTACCGCGATATGGCGCTGGTGTCCCTGCGCAGCCTGAGCGACAGCGACAAACGCGATGCCGCACTTGCACTGTTCGATGACGTGATCGGCAAGCCGACATTCCCGGCCGACTCACTGGCACGCATCAAGAACCAGATCCTGGCCGGCTTCGAATACCAGAAGCAGAACCCCGCCAAGCTGGCGAGCATCGAGTTGTTCAAGCGCCTGTACGGCGACCACCCCTATGCCCACCCAAGCGAAGGCACGCCTGAAAGCGTTCCGGCCATTACCGTGCAACAGATGCAGGCGTTCCACGCCAAGGCTTACGCAGCCGGCAATGCCGTGATCGCGGTGGTGGGCGACCTGACCCGCGCCGAGGCCGAAGCCATGACCGCCAAGGTCTCCGCCGCGCTACCCAAGGGCCCGGCCCTGGCGAAGATTGCCCAGCCAACCGAGCCAAAGGCCGGCCTGAGCCGCATTGAGTTTCCTTCCAAGCAGACTCACCTGCTGTTCGCGCAGTTGGGCATCGATCGTGCCGACCCGGACTACGCGGCACTGTCTCTGGGCAACCAGATTCTGGGCGGTGGCGGCTTCGGTACGCGGCTGATGAGTGAAGTGCGTGAAAAGCGCGGCCTCACCTATGGCGTGTACTCCGGTTTCTCGCCGATGCAGGTGCGTGGCCCGTTCATGATCAACCTGCAGACCCGCGCCGAAATGAGCGGCGGCACGCTGCGCCTGGTCGAGGACGTCGTGGCCGACTACCTCAAGACCGGCCCTACCCAGAAAGAGCTGGATGACGCCAAGCGCGAACTGGCCGGCAGCTTCCCGCTGTCCACCGCCAGCAACGCCGATATCGTCGGGCAACTGGGCGCCATGGGTTTCTATAACCTGCCGCTGAGCTATCTGGAAGATTTCATGAAACAATCCCAGGCCCTGACCGTAGAGCAGGTCAAGGCGGCCATGAACAAACACTTGAGCGCCGACAAAATGGTCATCGTGACCGCCGGCCCGACGATTGCGCAAAAGCCACTACCGCCCCCCACTGATAAACCCGCCGAGCAGCCGCTCGGGGTTCCGGAGCATTAATGGCCAGTTCATCTCGCCCGAAAAAACCTGTCCACAACGTACATAACGGTGTGGGCCAACTGCGCATCATTGGCGGTGAATGGGGCAGCCGCAAGCTGAGCTTCCCCGATGTCGTGGGCCTGCGCCCGACGCCGGATCGCGTGCGCGAAACCTTGTTCAACTGGCTGGCGCCGTACATCGGTGGCGCCAAGGTGCTCGACCCGTTTGCGGGCAGTGGCGCGTTGTTCCTGGAGGCGCTGTCCCGTGGCGCCTCCCAGGCGCAGGCCCTGGACGCGAGTAACGTGGCGGTGTCCAGCCTCAAGGAACACCTGGGCACGCTGCGTTGCACCAACGGCCAGGTGCAGACCGCCGACGCCTTGCGCTA
This region of Pseudomonas sp. MUP55 genomic DNA includes:
- the rsmD gene encoding 16S rRNA (guanine(966)-N(2))-methyltransferase RsmD, encoding MASSSRPKKPVHNVHNGVGQLRIIGGEWGSRKLSFPDVVGLRPTPDRVRETLFNWLAPYIGGAKVLDPFAGSGALFLEALSRGASQAQALDASNVAVSSLKEHLGTLRCTNGQVQTADALRYLETQAASEYDVVFLDPPFNQNLLPTVCALLEERQWLAPDAWIYTESETAPSTLGLPGSWRLHREQKSGRVYYALWHRTL
- a CDS encoding pitrilysin family protein — its product is MSDRKSNRLILPGLIAVTLIAASAVYLLRPSESVASQALDKAQSASKLQSLAELDGKAPTNRKLDVQTWTTAEGAKVLFVEAHELPMFDVRILFAAGSSQDGNVPGLALMTNAMLNEGVPGKDVSQIASGFEGLGADFGNGAYRDMALVSLRSLSDSDKRDAALALFDDVIGKPTFPADSLARIKNQILAGFEYQKQNPAKLASIELFKRLYGDHPYAHPSEGTPESVPAITVQQMQAFHAKAYAAGNAVIAVVGDLTRAEAEAMTAKVSAALPKGPALAKIAQPTEPKAGLSRIEFPSKQTHLLFAQLGIDRADPDYAALSLGNQILGGGGFGTRLMSEVREKRGLTYGVYSGFSPMQVRGPFMINLQTRAEMSGGTLRLVEDVVADYLKTGPTQKELDDAKRELAGSFPLSTASNADIVGQLGAMGFYNLPLSYLEDFMKQSQALTVEQVKAAMNKHLSADKMVIVTAGPTIAQKPLPPPTDKPAEQPLGVPEH